From the genome of Callithrix jacchus isolate 240 chromosome 7, calJac240_pri, whole genome shotgun sequence, one region includes:
- the NASP gene encoding nuclear autoantigenic sperm protein isoform X8, translated as MENGVLGNALEGVHVEEEEGEKTEDESLVENNDNIDEEAREELREQVYDAMGEKEEAKKTEDKSLAKPETDKEQESEMEKGGREDMEISESAVEPQEKVDLTLDRLTETSEEAKGGAAPEGPNEAEVPSGKPEQEVPDAEEEQSVSGTDVQEEYREKGGQEKQGEVIVSVEEKPNEVSEERPVVTLEKQGTAVEVEAESLDPTAKPVDVGGDEPEEKVVTSDNDAGKAVLEQLVGQEVPSAEELPEVTAEATKAGSEPGQEATVLPKDGAISGPSAVGDQISVEPQASIERQTEIKDGSGLEEKVRAKLVPSQEETKLSVEEFEAAGNWVDTKVAQGATEKSPEDKVQIAANEETQEREEQMKEGEETEGSEEDDKENDKAEEMPNDSVLENKSLQENEEEEIGNLELAWDMLDLAKIIFKRQETKEAQLYAAQAHLKLGEVSVESENYVQAVEEFQSCLNLQEQYLEAHDRLLAETHYQLGLAYGYNSQYDEAVAQFSKSIEVIEKRMAVLNEQVKEAERSSAECKKEIEELKELLPEIREKIEDAKESQRSGNVAELALKATLVESSTSGFTPSGGISSVSMIASRKPTDGASSSNCVTDISHLVRKKRKPEEESPRKDDAKKAKQEPEVNGGSGDAVSSGNEVLENTEEAENQAESRVAVEGTVEAGATVESTAC; from the exons ATGGAGAATGGTGTGTTGGGAAATGCCTTGGAAGGTGTGCatgtggaagaggaagaaggagaaaaaacagAAGATGAATCTCTGGTAGAAAATAATGATAACATAGATG AGGAAGCAAGGGAAGAGTTGAGAGAACAGGTTTATGACGCcatgggagaaaaagaagaagccaaaaaaacagaagacaagTCTTTGGCAAAACCTGAAACTGATAAAGAACAGGAGAGTGAAATGGAGAAGGGTGGAAGAGAAGATATGGAGATAAGTGAATCTGCAGTGGAGCCACAGGAAAAAGTTGACTTGACTCTAGATCGGTTAACTGAAACCTCTGAAGAGGCAAAAGGAGGAGCAGCACCAGAAGGGCCAAATGAAGCTGAGGTCCCTTCTGGGAAGCCAGAACAGGAAGTACCAGATGCTGAGGAAGAACAATCAGTTTCTGGAACTGATGTCCAAGAAGAGTACAGAGAAAAAGGAGGTCAGGAGAAGCAGGGAGAGGTAATTGTAAGCGTAGAGGAGAAGCCAAATGAAGTTTCAGAAGAGCGGCCTGTGGTGACTCTAGAAAAGCAGGGCACTGCAGTGGAGGTAGAAGCAGAGTCTTTAGACCCGACAGCCAAACCAGTGGATGTGGGTGGGGACGAGCCAGAGGAGAAGGTAGTTACCTCTGATAATGATGCAGGAAAGGCAGTTCTTGAGCAGCTGGTAGGTCAAGAAGTGCCATCTGCTGAAGAGTTGCCAGAGGTGACAGCAGAGGCTACAAAGGCTGGATCAGAGCCTGGGCAGGAGGCTACAGTTCTCCCTAAAGATGGTGCCATCAGTGGACCGTCAGCTGTAGGAGACCAGATTTCTGTTGAACCACAGGCTTCTatagaaagacagacagaaataAAAGATGGCTCAGGACTAGAGGAGAAGGTCAGGGCAAAGCTGGTTCCTAGTCAGGAAGAGACTAAGCTGTCTGTAGAAGAGTTTGAGGCAGCTGGAAATTGGGTTGATACCAAGGTAGCCCAGGGAGCTACTGAGAAATCACCTGAAGACAAAGTTCAGATAGCTGCTAATGAAGAGACACAAGAGAGAGAAGAACAGATGAAAGAGGGTGAAG AAACTGAAGGCTCAGAAGAggatgataaagaaaatgataaggctgaagaaatgccaaatgattCAGTCCTTGAAAACAAG TCTCTTCAGGAAAACGAAGAGGAAGAGATTGGGAACCTAGAACTTGCCTGGGATATGCTGGATTTAGcaaagatcatttttaaaag GCAAGAAACAAAAGAAGCCCAGCTTTATGCTGCCCAGGCGCATCTTAAACTCGGAGAAGTCAGTGTTGAATCTG AGAACTATGTACAAGCTGTGGAGGAATTCCAGTCCTGCCTAAACCTTCAGGAACAGTACTTGGAAGCCCACGACCGTCTCCTTGCAGAGACCCACTACCAGCTGGGCTTGGCTTATGGGTACAACTCTCAGTATGATGAGGCAGTTGCACAGTTCAGCAAATCTATTGAAGTTATTGAGAAAAGAATGG CTGTACTAAATGAGCAGGTGAAGGAGGCTGAACGATCATCTGCTGAATGtaagaaagaaattgaggagCTGAAGGAACTGCTACCTGAAATTAGAGAGAAGATAGAAGATGCAAAGGAGTCTCAGCGTAGTGGGAATGTAGCTGAACTAGCTCTGAAAGCTACTCTG GTGGAGAGCTCTACTTCAGGTTTCACTCCTAGTGGAGGAATCTCTTCAGTCTCTATG ATTGCCAGTAGAAAGCCAACAGATGGTGCTTCCTCATCAAATTGTGTAACTGATATTTCCCACCTCGTTAGAAAGAAG AGGAAACCAGAGGAAGAGAGTCCCCGGAAAGATGATGCAAAGAAAGCCAAACAAGAGCCGGAGGTGAATGGAGGCAGTGGGGATGCCGTCTCCAGTGGAAATGAAGTTTTGGAAAACACAGAGGAG GCTGAGAATCAGGCTGAAAGCCGAGTGGCAGTGGAGGGGACAGTGGAGGCTGGAGCTACAGTTGAAAGCACTGCATGTTAA